A single genomic interval of Microbacterium sp. BLY harbors:
- a CDS encoding protealysin inhibitor emfourin → MSEDPTPPDAPVVIAVVRSGGIAGVRRQWRVEAEPPAAAEWIALIDSCPWDDDDETAPGADRFVWSIRARTPSERRERELPDSAVDGPWRTLVDAVREAARER, encoded by the coding sequence ATGAGCGAGGACCCGACTCCGCCTGACGCGCCCGTCGTCATCGCCGTGGTGCGCTCGGGAGGGATCGCCGGCGTCCGTCGCCAGTGGCGCGTCGAGGCCGAGCCACCGGCCGCCGCGGAGTGGATCGCCCTGATCGACAGCTGCCCCTGGGACGACGACGACGAGACCGCCCCGGGAGCCGACCGGTTCGTCTGGAGCATCCGCGCCCGCACCCCATCCGAGCGCCGGGAGCGCGAGCTGCCCGACTCCGCCGTGGACGGTCCGTGGCGCACGCTCGTCGACGCCGTGCGGGAAGCCGCGCGCGAGAGGTGA
- a CDS encoding M4 family metallopeptidase: MSSAESFRHPGVVPSYLLARLAESGRFPKAAAAARQTLTAGRPPFRARIDLSIDENGDLVAQLSDAPNRTISDAGNTQQLPGAVVRTEDDEPVADTAVNEAFDGLGATFEMLLSAFGRNSLDDAGAPLDATVHYGVDYDNAFWDGERMVFGDGDGEVFQHFTGSLTVIGHELAHGVVQHTANLEYQGQPGALNESVADVFGALTEQYALGQSANQARWLIGAEIFTDAVQGSALRSMIAPGTAYDDDELCKDPQPDHMSGFVRTTEDNGGVHINSGIPNRAFALFALDLGGNAWERAGTVWYRALTGGLSNSASFAEFADATVAAADTVDQEAVAAARRAWTTVGVYEDERGPDSA, from the coding sequence ATGAGCAGCGCAGAATCCTTCCGGCATCCCGGCGTCGTCCCCTCCTACCTGCTCGCGCGCCTGGCGGAGTCGGGTCGTTTCCCGAAGGCCGCCGCCGCGGCGCGACAGACGCTCACCGCCGGACGCCCGCCGTTCCGCGCCCGCATCGACCTCTCGATCGACGAGAACGGCGACCTCGTGGCGCAGCTTTCCGATGCGCCGAACCGCACGATCAGCGACGCCGGCAACACGCAGCAGCTCCCGGGGGCCGTTGTCCGCACGGAGGACGACGAACCGGTGGCCGACACCGCGGTCAACGAGGCGTTCGACGGCCTGGGCGCGACGTTCGAGATGCTGCTCTCCGCGTTTGGCCGCAACTCGCTCGACGACGCCGGCGCTCCTCTCGACGCGACCGTCCACTACGGCGTCGACTACGACAACGCGTTCTGGGACGGCGAGCGCATGGTGTTCGGCGACGGCGACGGCGAGGTGTTCCAGCACTTCACCGGCTCGCTCACCGTGATCGGGCATGAGCTCGCCCACGGTGTCGTGCAGCACACGGCCAACCTGGAGTACCAGGGTCAGCCCGGGGCACTCAACGAGTCCGTGGCCGACGTGTTCGGCGCCCTCACCGAGCAGTACGCCCTGGGGCAGTCCGCCAACCAGGCGCGCTGGCTCATCGGGGCGGAGATCTTCACGGATGCCGTGCAGGGCTCGGCCCTGCGCTCGATGATCGCGCCGGGCACCGCCTACGACGACGATGAGCTCTGCAAGGACCCGCAGCCCGACCACATGAGCGGGTTCGTGCGCACCACGGAGGACAACGGGGGCGTGCACATCAACTCCGGCATCCCGAACCGCGCCTTCGCCCTCTTCGCCCTCGACCTCGGGGGCAACGCCTGGGAGCGCGCCGGCACGGTCTGGTACCGGGCGCTCACCGGCGGGCTGTCGAACTCCGCGAGCTTCGCGGAGTTCGCCGACGCCACGGTCGCCGCAGCGGACACGGTCGATCAGGAGGCGGTCGCTGCCGCTCGACGCGCCTGGACGACCGTGGGAGTCTATGAGGATGAGCGAGGACCCGACTCCGCCTGA
- a CDS encoding SDR family oxidoreductase, giving the protein MTDAPDATPDLGPGIDPDDLATTLRVLAELHTIDNEHPDFVAVRHATAAMFKAVKRVRRKEIRDAIAEADKAVVARTATGAPDRIDDETRGHDLASRVIDAPIAGELLKPRNCYICKQPYTLVDAFYHQLCPDCARFSHGKRTARTDLTGKRALLTGGRAKIGMHIALRLLRDGAHTTITTRFPRDAVRRFSALPDAADWLHRLRVVGIDLRDPAQVIGLADSVAAQGPLDILINNAAQTVRRSPGAYSLLADAELQPLPDGPLPEMETFGHTVDPHPQALQASVDAHPLLSVAALGGTVAEQGGQALTAEDLARLAMAPGSSSLEKHADGTAIDAGGLVPDVNRVNSWVQSVDQVDPLEMLEVQLANTTAPFLLISRLRASMAASPSRRKYVVNVSAMEGQFSRRYKGPGHPHTNMAKAALNMLTRTSAGEMLEKDGILMTAVDTGWITDERPHYTKVRLAEEGFHAPLDLVDGAARVYDPIVRGEAGEDIHGVFLKDYEPSPW; this is encoded by the coding sequence ATGACCGACGCGCCCGACGCCACCCCCGACCTGGGCCCCGGCATCGACCCCGACGACCTCGCCACGACGCTGCGCGTCCTCGCCGAGCTGCACACGATCGACAACGAGCACCCCGACTTCGTGGCCGTGCGCCACGCGACCGCGGCGATGTTCAAGGCGGTCAAGCGCGTGCGGCGCAAGGAGATCAGGGACGCGATCGCCGAGGCCGACAAGGCCGTCGTCGCGCGCACCGCCACCGGTGCCCCCGACCGCATCGACGATGAGACGCGCGGGCACGACCTCGCGTCCCGCGTGATCGACGCCCCCATCGCGGGCGAGCTGCTCAAGCCCCGCAACTGCTACATCTGCAAGCAGCCGTACACGCTCGTCGACGCGTTCTACCACCAGCTCTGCCCCGACTGCGCCCGCTTCAGCCACGGCAAGCGCACCGCCCGTACCGACCTCACCGGCAAGCGCGCCCTGCTCACCGGCGGCCGCGCGAAGATCGGCATGCACATCGCGCTCCGGCTCCTCCGCGACGGCGCGCACACCACCATCACCACCCGGTTCCCGCGCGACGCCGTCCGCCGGTTCTCGGCCCTGCCCGACGCCGCGGACTGGCTGCACCGGCTGCGCGTGGTCGGCATCGACCTCCGCGACCCCGCTCAGGTGATCGGGCTCGCCGACTCCGTCGCGGCGCAGGGGCCCCTCGACATCCTCATCAACAACGCCGCGCAGACGGTCCGCCGCTCGCCGGGGGCCTATTCGCTGCTCGCCGATGCCGAGCTCCAGCCGCTGCCCGACGGCCCCCTGCCGGAGATGGAGACCTTCGGACACACGGTCGACCCGCACCCGCAGGCGCTGCAGGCGTCCGTCGACGCGCACCCGCTGCTGTCGGTGGCCGCGCTCGGCGGCACGGTCGCCGAGCAGGGGGGCCAGGCGCTCACGGCCGAAGACCTCGCGCGCCTGGCGATGGCGCCCGGTTCCTCCTCGCTGGAGAAGCACGCGGACGGCACGGCGATCGACGCGGGCGGGCTCGTGCCGGACGTGAACCGCGTCAACAGTTGGGTGCAGTCGGTGGATCAGGTCGATCCGCTGGAGATGCTCGAGGTGCAGCTCGCCAACACGACCGCGCCGTTCCTGCTCATCAGCCGGCTGCGGGCGTCGATGGCCGCATCGCCGTCGCGCCGCAAGTACGTCGTGAACGTCTCCGCGATGGAGGGGCAGTTCTCCCGGCGCTACAAGGGCCCCGGCCACCCGCACACGAACATGGCGAAGGCCGCGCTCAACATGCTCACCCGCACGAGCGCGGGGGAGATGCTCGAGAAGGACGGCATCCTCATGACCGCCGTCGACACGGGCTGGATCACGGACGAGCGTCCGCACTACACCAAGGTGCGACTGGCCGAGGAGGGCTTCCACGCCCCGCTCGACCTGGTGGACGGCGCGGCCCGCGTGTACGACCCGATCGTGCGCGGCGAGGCCGGCGAGGACATCCACGGCGTCTTCCTCAAGGACTACGAGCCCAGTCCCTGGTGA
- a CDS encoding helix-turn-helix domain-containing protein, with product MAEVDEEHRVCDTAVTLAFSVLGKRWNGMILSSLGSGPSTFAALRRAVGGISDTMLSDRLAELADAGLVARTVDAGPPVTVSYALTPSGDGLLPILDQLGRWASANLA from the coding sequence ATGGCCGAGGTCGACGAGGAGCATCGGGTGTGCGATACCGCCGTCACCCTGGCCTTCAGCGTGCTCGGCAAACGCTGGAACGGGATGATCCTCTCGTCGCTGGGCTCGGGCCCGTCCACCTTCGCCGCGCTGCGCCGCGCGGTCGGCGGCATCAGCGACACCATGCTCTCCGACCGCCTCGCGGAGCTCGCCGACGCCGGGCTCGTCGCTCGCACGGTCGATGCCGGCCCACCAGTGACGGTGTCGTACGCCCTCACCCCGAGCGGCGACGGCCTGCTGCCGATCCTCGATCAGCTCGGTCGCTGGGCCTCGGCGAACCTCGCCTGA